From the genome of Spodoptera frugiperda isolate SF20-4 chromosome 7, AGI-APGP_CSIRO_Sfru_2.0, whole genome shotgun sequence:
AGGCTTTGGCTTCTACAGTTTTGCCGTCCGGTAGTGTCACAACAATGCTTACATCAGGTTTATTAGCCAACTCTTCTTCATACTGAATTTTGTACTTATCCCAAAGAGTGATACGTTTCTGTATGTACTCTGGCCATGGGTTCAGTTCCGCTGCCCCTCCGGAACCTTCCTCtgcttttttcttcttttccttCATGGCTTTTGCCTTTgactgtaaatattttatgaattagtACCTTTGTAGTGTTTGTGTAAACAATAACACTTGTTGGGATATTGGTTCCACAAAGAAAGTACCAAAATAAGTTTGGCAATTACAAAGCtaaatgaaataatgaaaaTCTAATTAGAAATTTGTCGTAAAAGTGGAATTTACAGCAGGGACACGGCAATGACAACTGTATTGGACATGTTTACAGTGCTACAATTGAAAAACACAATATTCTTATTAGACGGAATCTTTGCCACAAAAAACAACTACACAAAGATCGATATTTGGttaagtaattatgtataaaagtaCAATTTACACAGATGTAAGTCACAATCACAGTACACTTCACTTTAATAACCTAGCGAGCATTTTGCAACATATTTTGAACCGGAACTATGACAAACACAAACTAATTTATCGCATAGCTTGTAAGTTCACAcagattacaaaataataacaacttaggtacagaaaaaaaataaatgcaggCAAAGGAAACTGCATGATAATCGTTCCAGCTAAAAACGCTGATGAAATTCCTACAGACCCATGTGGCATATGCGTAGTCCTTGCAGCGGACCACACAGCCTCCACGGATGCCGATAAACTTTAACATTTCTTACATAACGtactaaaatactttttcaaactaaatataatgtataaaacCCTGCCTTTGAGTCAATGTTTAGTTTTTGGATTTCCTCAGCAGCGGTGTCACCCATTGCAGAACGTGTCTTTCGAATTTGACATCCGGAACTAAATGTTGCCAGTGATTGCAAGCACTATATGTATTCTGCGCTCCGTTCCACGTAACATcatagtatatttttgtatattatgtataagtatgaCAAGTTTTAGGAGatagagtcaaagtcaaagtcaaagcatttatttcaattaatcctaaataaggcacttttgaaacgtcaaattgaattgtccgtcagtctgtctgtcagtgaagctaggcgctcgttccaaagtgtagcttcgaatggagaagaacgagcaagaaactccatcgttactcttttaaaaagaagttttttacaatttctctgatacactatttatctattgtatatatatatatgtaggaacaatgtaactacaatacgtcaaaactaacgggacaataaaaccaatttgtaaagaaaataaaatagcgggttatttcaaacatagtgcccacatatgtacacttacaattttgaaataatgcttctatacaaataataataatatataatttaatctttcacataaaaaaatatctgcttgatgccacaggatccctagactgcattggaataaattaatactttaagttaacgtgtaactagtgatcgtatttgaacattgtctagtgtgagcgagtgtccagtggaaccggaccaacatgctgccacgcatttttatcctcaatataatctgacagtttataatatgcctgtttacacagttcacgctttatacaagatttaaattttttctcgttcagattcagtatggtagttggtagtttattataacatttaacacaaaaacccatgaaggatttctgcactctggacaatcggaattgcggtatagccaacttatttttacctctcgtattaagaGTAGAGTTTTAATCAGGAGAGGGAAGGATTGGGTCTCCAGGTCTTTCAGAGATTTCTTTCAAAGATCGATTTTAGTGGTACGTACGCGAAATTATCATGACAGAACCGATACCTACAGTTTGaccttttataattttcattattttatttacaaggaGTTCTAAgaaaaaagtttcaataaaaacaactcCAACCATGATCACGTCTTATGTGACAAAATGACAAGTTTgagtaaaacaaaattcaaaattcttgcaaaactaattaattaattttctagtGTAATTCTAAGGTTTTAATAATCCAAATCCATGTCTTTCCAAAGGACGCGTCCAATTGATGCCCTACAACGCATCATGACTTCTTTCAAACATTTCGAAAAAAAGTTGGACAAATTACAAAACGACGTGAAAACTCATGGTCAGACCTTATCAGATCTTCGTAATATGGTGACCACACTTTCAGCTGGAACACTTGCAAGTGCTGACGGTAAAACTGATGACAACTGGCGTCCTGGAAGAAAGACTACAGCAATTCAACACGATGAAAAACCGTCAGTGGACACTATCACGAAGTCAAGGAGGAAGAATGCGATTCAGCCCTTACCAAACAAATTAAAGGCGAAGAACATGGCTAATCAAAAGACGAAAACACCTGTGATATCTCCGATTAAAGTCCGCGTTCATAATTGTACAGATGTGAATACTAAAGATGTAGGCTGTGTGGGGTCGAAGCATACAGAAAGACTTAGGAAAGTGGAGGCCCCACGTAAAGCCACCATAATAAGGTCCCAAAAAGCAATAGAAAATAAACGAAGTAAAATGGCAAAATAAACGGGATTACACTAGAAAATTAAGGTATTTCTCGTTTGGTTgtccttttattttgttgtaagtaaatttttgtaaatttttgaaaaatttaaataactacagaattattgcaaaaataaaacgacACTAGAGTgtattaaataagtttatttatttgtgttgatTGGTACATATTAATGTACCCTAATACAACTCTATAGACTTGCGTATGCGGCGTGTGCTGCTCTGCTAGCTACAAAGACATTGATAAATATCTAAGCTACCTAagtattccggagctgcggacaacgtaacaggttaccggggttccggctcaaagcaggataaggaacggggtggtttttagtcagtaagagactgactctccctctcgcttcacccaaaaAAGGAACCTAAGTATATTTGGTATATCTTCAAACTCTAGTAACGTATGGTCTTCACCATCAGAACGTTCGATTTCTGCTTATAGTACCGGTTGATCCTTAAACAAACACGTAATAAAATTACTGGTTTATGATTAGCCTATCCTACTAAGGCCTATCCTAAGAAGTGAAGAGTTCTGCCTTTTTCTTGAATAGTTATCTGTTCGATTACTTTCCAGTACCTACAACACCAAGACACTATCACTAAATATCTAGGGTAGGTACTGGGCACAATGTTAGATTCCGAGCAGGCTCAACCCTGACTTCCACCAGTAAATTAAATTCTTGATATCTGCATACTCACAATTTATGCACAATAATCTCCCCAATCACGATGATGACGGAGACAGCAACGCCGTACAGCATCAGTATGAGCACGGGCCGCATGTCCATCAGCCCCACACTGCTGAACGAGGACATCTTGGTCGTGCAGCGAGGCTTGGAGACGAGGTACCTTCTGCGGATGGCTGACTGGATACCAGATTCGCGGATCTGCTTGTGACTGGAAGATATAAAAGTACAGACTCGATACTGTGTGATAAGTACTAATTGctttaccgtcaggtgatcacctgatggtaaagcAATCAAAATCGAGATACGTCCAACACCAGAAAAATTTAAAGTGCGTTTCCAACTCATCAGAAGCATTGTGTCAATCCGGATGAGTCAGTTCATCCTTGCCGAGGCGTGAAACATTTATAAGAATTACGCAGACtcttagtgtgcttttccaccagatatgcgTTATGTAGTTAAGCTTCGAAGATGCACAGCTCAAGTATACGatatatccatagcacgcatctttccacataaaaaacttgcttagttgagtccgtttccaccggtgctaagctacgtgtaccaatgaatatgattggtggaagccatacgcatccacagcaacgtagcgtagcacatctctggtgcaaaaACCACCTTTACACTTACACTCTACCTAAATTCAATTAGACTAATCAATACCACAgtgataaaaacaataaaaactgaCACAACTCTAATCAGCTCCAAGTAAGGTGACCCCTTCCGCACGGGGGTGAAGGAGTCGAAGGTGACGAGGTAGTCCACTGTCGCTATATCACACTTCTCACTCTCCAGGAACGTGGCTTCGATCTGACGGTACACTGGTTCTGCCACTGAGTGGAGAGCGAACAGACCCTGGTGAGGAACAAAAGCAATTTTATCCGCCGTAGGTACCTATGATTATAAGTAGGTTTAGTTTCGGGATACTAAGAGGCTAGACTTTTAAATCTTACTCTCACCTTACGGATTCTCTCAACACCATCAGCTAAACTGTAAAGTTTTGCTTTACCATTCTCGGGAAAGACTCGGTCACGAATAGATATGTATAAAGGCTCTCTGCTTTGATTctgaaaaaaacaaacaacgttAGACAAAGGTGCGAAGACCATAAGACTATTCCCAAAAAAGACTTACAAAAACGAAATGGTTGTAATCGACGTCATTGGCAGCGAGCGTGATCTTAGCGTTGGCGAGCTGCGGCAGGCTGCGGATGGAGTCGGAGGGCGCCTGCAGCAGCACCACGATGTTGGCGGAGTATGCCGCGTACAGCGCCATCAGCGCCGTGAACAGCACGAACACCATCATGCGACCTTATGCATTGTGCTTTATTAATTTCCTAAAGTACAAACCTGTTACCAAACTTTGAGCATAAAATTGCATTCTGTACTATTGCTATGAATTTTAAAAACACTAGCCTTATCTTTTCCACGCTACGTTAACATTGTACGTCTCATACCTGGTGCTCGCCTGGGCTCTATGTAGCATCCCTGCTGAGTAACGGCACTCATGGTCAACAGCAGAGCGTCACATATCCCACCGTCCAACTGCTGTTGTGTTGTGGTCTATATAAACAAACGAACTTTCAAAGATTCGTGAAAAGGTcacacgcatcgtacgcattccgtataacgtcatcagtacacatcgcatgtaggcattactgatgatgcggtccgtacgatgcggatcagtggacgtagttgtataagtttctatactAGACAAACTAAAGTCCGTtgcgtgcaatgcgtacgatgcgggcctgtagacgcctACCTTAATACTTATAAACTCAGACAGACTTTACGGTAGAAATAGAACagtaataagtaggtatcttACAAAGAACAtcaccataaaaaaagttttacctTCGTCATCACAATCTCCACCTTACTAGCTAGGAATAGAGTTACAGTTGCTATAGCAGTGCACACGGCTATAGTCACCCAAACCCTCGTAGAGAATGGGAGGTAGAACACATTAGCCACGTAGGCTAGTGGTGGCTGTCGGAATATGAAGAGCATCCGCATGGGAGCCACCAGGTCTGTGTAGGTTACCACGTCGAAACGATCGCGGAAGATCACGCAGTTCGTGCCTGAAAATGATGTAGGATAGAGTAATAGTTATAGATGACTTTGTTAGATCTTTGGAcggacttttttatggaataagtcggtaaacgagcagatgggtcatctgatggtaagcaatcgccgccgcccatggacacttgaaacactacaagtacgttgccggccttttgggggttagggatttaagggttgttggggaatcggggattgggaagggggtaattgggcctccggtaacctcactcacacaacgaaacaaaacgcaagcattatttcacgtcggttttctgtgaggccgtggtatcactccagtcgagccggcccattcgtgccgaaatatggctctcccacacatataCTTGAGAAAACTTAAGGAAAAAGTCTCTatatatcttttaaaaaaaatacttgctAGCATTTTATTCCTACTCACCCACATCCGCCTTATTGGCGTAGAGATCAGCGATCATACCGGACCACTGTCCGTTCACCTTGTAACCGTAACGGTAGCTGAAGATGTACCGCGGTGTCGCGTTGATCATCTCAAAGCCAATCTTAGCAGCTGACCAGCAGGCTTTTGTTATTGAGTCGTATTGGAGTTCCCTGAAAATGATTTACCTCGTGACTGcaggtatataaaataatagaaaatacattgtgtctcgcgtggttCTGCGTTTGGCATGCAACGGGTTAAATCAAATTGGTATGTACAggatttttttctagaaaacaTTTATCACCGTCGCCGTCCTTTATTACAACACCTTTATCATCCCGCAGTTGTTGTAATAAAGGACGGCGTaatacacatttgacagagatcaGGCGGCAAACATTTAACTACGTTCTCGGACCCACCTGCCAAGCAGAGATTATCCCTAGCCTTCTTTTTGTAGAGGAGATCCGTAGTCCAGCATAAGGACTGctgatgagatttttttatggtataaaccggtaaacgcacagtcggttcacctgatggtaaaaaatcactgccacccatggacacttgaaatccCAGTGGCGatacaagtgagttgccggctattttgggggttaggaatttaagggtttttggaggattgggaagattgggtaggggggtaattgggcctccggtaacctcactcacacaacgcaacacaacgcatacattgtttcacgtcggttttctgtgagaaaAAACGCCCGTGTAattttcacgttggttttctgtgagaccgcggtatcactccggtcgagccggcccattcgtgtcgaagcatggctctcccacacttaaaggtGTGGTGCCTGCCTACTGGTTGGGGTTTTAAAAAAAGTCCATTTAGTTATTAACTCCCCACTCACAGTCTATCCTCCCTGGGCAGATGCAGGCGCGTGGTGTTGCTGTCCTGGATGACGTTGGACATGGTGATGGCGTGCCCGCGCAGGTCGCGCCGGCGCCGGTACAGCTCGCGGTGCGCGCGCACGTCCACCACGCTGCCGTTGTAGTAGCCGCGGGGACTCGATATCATGGAGCCGTTGGGGCCAGGTCGGTGCACTTGATGAAAAAAGGCATAGATCAAAGGCTTATTCCCTGTTATAAACTGTTTTAAGTATTCAgcgttttattgtaactttcgtgaaacatactaaattaattattatgttatcatgagcagcattccgcgacacacgacgcggccattgtcgcgctgctactgctcatgaatatgagcctctagcatggcttgaaactagtcgagttcctcgtcaaaacgttacgtgagtaagccgataacataataattaattcaacgtTTAATGTTGTGCTTGTCCATAACCACAACACCGAAGGAGTTAAAGATGTGTGGCCAGCCGTTGGTGGGATGAGAATGGTTTTGTTTGGACTTTACTTACATTCAGTCATCTTGAACATGTTTCCAACTTTCTCAGCGAGCACCACATCACTGTCAACCAGAACTGGTCCGTTCTCCAGTAAGGAGATCTTAGACTGCTGCAGTTGTGGTGACGTCACTAGTAGCAACCAGCGGTACGTGAATTGAAATAGTTCTTTGGATGAAGCCTGCACAAAACAATTCACATTAATCGGATATCGGGATAGAGATCAAACAAGTAGACtggccacctgatggtaagctattagCGCCGTCCTCCGACAgttgacacccgcaacaccagaataCTCATTAGTGCCTTGCTGGCCGTTGGAGAGGGGTTTTTCACACGTAGGCTTACGAAATTTCTTACTTCCAGTCTAGACTGTCTACAGCAACAtgagaattgtttttttttatggaataggaggcaaacgagcaaacgagtcacctaatggtaagcgatcagcgtcgcccatggacacccgcaacaccagaggagtcacaggtgcgttgccggtattCGTATTCGTTGATTCAATTGGATTTtaacatacttaattatttccTTTCGACTTCTACTCACATAAGAAAGAACAGTCCTCGACTGAGCACAGTCCAGGTCCGTCAGGTACAGTACGGCGTGGTCCTGGTACTTGGACCTCGGTTTAAATGACGCTGACGTCCGCACTCCTATGGTGGACAGCTCAACCACGAGCTTGTTTATTAAATCTAGAACATAATATGGTGCTTGGTTTTTTGTGGAGTTATTAAGAGTTGTATTCACCaccagtattatttttatacttctaTCGGTAGCAAAcggtcttttttttgagggggggattCATCCAACTTCCGCTTTGGTTTGCTGTTCGCATGATGGTAAACGGGCACTATAGCCTAAACCCTTCTGCGAGGCTAGTAGAGGCTTTACTGATCTCAATGGTTTTATACAACACTTGTTGATTATATAACAAGATTTTAATCGAACCCCAGTGGTATAAAAgtgtaaataagtatttatctcCTTACCCTTTCTCCAACACAATCCACCATAGATCAAATGCGTAGGCTTTTGatcgtttaatataaaaagttttataaagttGATAGTCTCCATATCTTTACTCTGTGCGAGAACAGAGCATTGGATAACaaggaaaaaaagtaaaatagaatGTCCCGCCATATTGCATGAATAAAGATTCAGAAACAAACGTAGAATGAAGTCTTCACGATTTTTAGTCGTTTATGTTGTTAGGCTTAGGTTTGAAGTAAACTTGCTACTTAGACAACGACTTTGCGATTTTGCGACTGTATATAAGACGTGTCGTTTTTCGTTACAGATTTGGTATTTTTACTCCACAGGTACTAGGATATGGGGTATTCTAAAGCTGGTTTTTCTTAGAAAACTCGGACATTCTTAGATGCCCTCTTACATATGTCCTGATAGGAAGTGGTCACCACTTCCCAGTTCATTTCCTTAAAAGATAGGTACCTTTCAAAAGTTTCCCTCGATATAAGAGCCAAGATAATTTTTTAGTTAAGGTAAATCGCTATCTAATATTAAAAGTCGCAAGTCTACTTAGAACTTTAGATCTTTTTCTAGGTAAAAACAACATGACTTTGTTAACTTGGACTAAAAGAAAAGCTGTAATTGAGAACAATTTGTGTGGACAGCTCTTCAAAACGTACTTAAGTAAAGACAATTTTGTCAGCGAAACAACTACCTGGTAGATCAAGCTTAGAATATCTAGGTATAAGTAAAATGTTCCTATGTTTGTATGTCACCATCATCATCGTCCTACAGTTTTTAGTCTTACCTGcacatccaatgtcttctcctgccttgggcgaggtgagagggagtgtcagactcttactgaataaaaatcatcccgtttctactcctgcttttcgacgcggagccccggtaacccagtAGTAGTAAGTAGTCCGCAGATCTGGATCAGGCTTTAGCctaactgggccccatctgtggcgaTCTGATAGCTTTTGATTTGCGCACGGAACGCGAAGTGCCGTATGCACCAGTCTGGTTTTGGTCGGAtgacgagctacccttgcttacCGTTCACAAACCCGACCTGCATATACTTGCAGATACATACATGGGTCGGCGCTAAAGAGCTTGATAAGTCTGCGAACAAGTTATTTCAGCCATTCTTAAAACCGGTTCATGTCAAGGGAGACGGACTACCTTTCAAATTCTCTGTACCAGCTAACACCAAAACAAAAGAAGCCTCTTCTTCCAAAAAAAGAAGCATATCCAGGGCAAACCATCCTATTCTTTTTGTAGACCTACTTAGGCTTTCAAACTAAACATAATTGAATGTATTTACTCAGTATTAtgatttgaatatttcattacacGTCTCCGTTTGACATACGAGTACTTGTAGCTGTGACAGggtagaaaataaagaaattgttttgtatgaataaaacaCGCATTGATTTTTAGTTCTTTCTTTATTGTGAATGTCCAATTCAAAGTTGAGATCCTTATTAGCATAAAGTGacattttaattagaataaattaagGATAAGTAGccttatttaaattagttattaggtgcataatacaataataaacacacattatttaaattgacaggtgctaaaatgaaacaaatgcATTACCAAGTTGGACCGCcttatacagatttttttattggtacaaGCCCTCTATAATCTCTTAAAAcagctgcaactcctgtaagccaggatctacagtagatacaaccatgaaaacatcggcAAACTGAAGACCGGCACGTGTCAGGGACATAAGTGACTGTCTTGGACCCCTCCCTcaaataaatctatactaatatctatactaatattataaagctgaagagtttgtttgtttgtttgtttgaacgcgctaatctccggaactactggtccaatttgaataattctttttgtgttggatagtccatttatcgaggaaggctataggctataaaacatcacgctatgaccaataagagccgagcagagcgggtgaaaccgcgcggaagtagctagtcagaatatattattagatCAATGGCAACTTCAAGCTCTTGCAGTTAGAGTCGACCTCTAACTCCAAGAGCCGTCCGTGTATATGAATCACTGAGCAACTGTTCGTGTAACTGTGTATGGTGGCtctaaaacttaaattaattttctttagctAAAAAGTGTAACCTTCTACTTAGGTATGTCGTGCTTTATCTGAGAAATACTCTAACAACAACGTATTAAAATAGTGagtaaattctatttatattttcgaATCGTGATAAACTGTCACGATTTTAACATATCTTTCTAGAATTTGTTATTCAGTGCCGGAACGGGATGTGGTCAGGGTCTGCTAATCTCCTTTTCTGATTTCTGATCGTCATTCTGAAATGAAATGGAATCATTGCCAATAAACATTCTAGGTATTAcctattcattttatttcatttattattattgaacagtacttaattaatataaactctAACTGAAGGAACTACAGCAAAAGTTTATGACCTTCATCCAAgtttcagggtgcttttccaccagagatctgctatgctacgttgctgtggatgcgtttggctttcaacaataataatcaTTGGTACAGATAGCTTTatactagtggaaacggactcagctatgttacgttttttaaatggagagatgtgtgctatgaatggtttccctactatcgatatatcgcatactcgagctgcgcatcttcctcgcacagctacatactcgtagcttagtatcagtggaaacggtcaaatagtttcacagctcgAATACacagccggctcgaataaaccaatcaatgaGAGCGCTcttatttcgattactttaaacgttaaagcaaactcatgctAAGGATACAGGCTACTCACAATCGTTTGTACGTAATCTCAAGAAGCAAGACGGCAGGAGCTAGCAGCATGCCGTACAGTGTCATCAGCATAGCAGGGTACATGTCGGTGATGCCCACGCTGCTGAAGGTGGAGACATGTCCTGAACACCGTGGGCGGGCCACCGTCAGCCGCTGGTGGACGTTCGCCTGCACTCCTGACTCCCTGATCTTTAGGAAACTggaaaaaaaaaggtaaaatagaTGATTTGGCAACAGTTTCGTGAGGTTTATATTAGacagattttattttcttgtggaaaatactttcgaagataaattgatttgaaatgttgcGTGAAATCAGGTACATTTTGTACGTAGaattgacgtatttgctcctaaactttgattcgttttaactAAGTAACTACAATACTTAtcttatgacaaaataaaataatactgattgcacggttggtgcggtggctgggcaactggctgccgcgcaacgggtagcgggttcgattcccgcacggagcaactctttgtgtgatccacaaattgttgtttcgggtctgggtgttatgtgcatgtgaacttgtatgtttgtaaacgcacccacgacacaggagaaaatcctaatgtggggcaacgtttttttaaaaagcactaagtatatttatttttaattttcatatcttGTCGTTGGATGATGAATAGGGATCTATTCTACCTATAAACACCAAATTCCCTTACTTAATCTTAAAAAGATCCTTGAAAGGCGACCTCTTCTGCCCCGGCACCCAGGGGTCTATCTCGTTGATGTAATCGATTTCCACCAGGTCACACTTCTCGTCCTCCTGGTATGTCTCCTGGATCAGTCGGTACCCTGGGTTCAGCTCCATGTGGAACGCGAAGAGACCCTGAAGAAGTTACAAGTTAGGATTGGTTTGTGTATTCCAGATTTTAATGGAGCAGACCTCGTAGGTCATTGGTGTGTTATGTGAAAGATTCACTTTAATTggcttctgccagtggtttcACCCGCGATCCTTTGGCAAAACTAGACCATAATACATAGGATGGAATCAGGCGGTACTTtacggaaatccatgctacactaacaatacaataagattttttagttttaattccgctcgaattcgagctgcgggagccgctgagtcaacacctcctgaggatgctccgtggaggagcgaaacatatgtcaaGTGGTATATTGAaagttatgtgtgtgttttatgttacacccctgctgcatgagcatttaattgcgggcgggaggacGGTGCTGCACgccgcatgttaaaaaatacatgtataagcggaattaaaactaaaaaatcttactgtattgttagtgaaaACTAGACCAGGTAATTCTTCGCATACGAAGacgttattaataaaaacaaaataaaaggtgATAGTGATTAATACgtgtttttaaaattctaaatattatacataacgTAATCACCTTCGTAATCAAAtacaaatttttaaatgttatgttaaaagttGACCATGAACttatcaaaaaattataaaaaaagatacaaaatgtttaattttatcaaataaaaacaaaaaacaaaatcgtaaattaacataaccaaaac
Proteins encoded in this window:
- the LOC118266298 gene encoding uncharacterized protein LOC118266298, with protein sequence MSFQRTRPIDALQRIMTSFKHFEKKLDKLQNDVKTHGQTLSDLRNMVTTLSAGTLASADGKTDDNWRPGRKTTAIQHDEKPSVDTITKSRRKNAIQPLPNKLKAKNMANQKTKTPVISPIKVRVHNCTDVNTKDVGCVGSKHTERLRKVEAPRKATIIRSQKAIENKRSKMAK
- the LOC118266273 gene encoding glutamate receptor, translating into MAGHSILLFFLVIQCSVLAQSKDMETINFIKLFILNDQKPTHLIYGGLCWRKDLINKLVVELSTIGVRTSASFKPRSKYQDHAVLYLTDLDCAQSRTVLSYASSKELFQFTYRWLLLVTSPQLQQSKISLLENGPVLVDSDVVLAEKVGNMFKMTELHRPGPNGSMISSPRGYYNGSVVDVRAHRELYRRRRDLRGHAITMSNVIQDSNTTRLHLPREDRLELQYDSITKACWSAAKIGFEMINATPRYIFSYRYGYKVNGQWSGMIADLYANKADVGTNCVIFRDRFDVVTYTDLVAPMRMLFIFRQPPLAYVANVFYLPFSTRVWVTIAVCTAIATVTLFLASKVEIVMTKTTTQQQLDGGICDALLLTMSAVTQQGCYIEPRRAPGRMMVFVLFTALMALYAAYSANIVVLLQAPSDSIRSLPQLANAKITLAANDVDYNHFVFNQSREPLYISIRDRVFPENGKAKLYSLADGVERIRKGLFALHSVAEPVYRQIEATFLESEKCDIATVDYLVTFDSFTPVRKGSPYLELIRVVHKQIRESGIQSAIRRRYLVSKPRCTTKMSSFSSVGLMDMRPVLILMLYGVAVSVIIVIGEIIVHKLINRYYKQKSNVLMVKTIRY